AAACCACAAGAAAGGGCAACTGCAAGGCTACCAAgactaaaaacacaaaacaataatCAGTCCAGTATTACCCAGCTCGGTAACAGTCCCACCTATGCACAAAAATCAAATATAATACTTACATGATTGACTTGTAGAGATCCAGAACCTGGTCTTAAAAGTTTCCTCTGACTTGTGCTTTCACTCCTCATCTGAATGGTGTCTGATTTTCCACCACAGCCAACTATTAAagaaatacacactacacatttaACTGGTGAGCAATTTATCAATATATGTAACGTAATTTCATAATACTATAGACACAATAACAGTGCAGACTTTAGCTTGCCAAGTGAAGTTGGCTAGTTGTAGTGACCAAATACTGTAAAATCCAGTGTAAATTTATCAGCGTTTTTAATAAATTCATTTGAAAGGCAATTTTATACAATTTAGATGATGTCACAGTCAcacttttctgtgtggaattgtgGGTATTGTAGTACTGTTGGTAATACCAAAAATAAACGTATAAATCAGACAGGTAGATAATGTCTACAGAAATGTACAACACTGTTTAATAATCTGTTCGTGTTGAATCaaaatgggtaaaataaaagacattttacTCCTACATACCTCTTAGGTATTAAACATTGATAATGTTGTAGTTTACTGCTTACTTGACCTCTTGTTGTGATAAGGTGCAGCTTAATGACAGCTTTGATTTGCCAGTTTTTACCAGCAACTCATAGTCACAAAGTGGCAAAAATAATGTACCTTATATAAATGTGTGACATGAGACCACAAGCTTAATCCCCAAGGAATAAGAACTGAGAGCTGGGCGTCTGTGGTATATTGGTAAGCTTCCACAAGGGGGTGCTATTCTGCCCTTCTATAAACATTGTATAACATTATACAGGTATTAGTTGCAGATAACCAACAGGTATGTAAGGACTACCAGAAGCAATAAACTTATAAAGTACtgacataatttattttttataatagtatgttacagttttaaataattcaagctaaaaagtaaaaatgtaaagtTAAATCAGAAGTACATAATAGTGTAAACATTCTTTAGTCTACATTGTGTCCTGTACACAGTGCATGAAAATAGAAAATGCTAAAATATGTGATTATTTAAAGCATAGACCAATATTAATGATATTTTGTATTATGTATCAAAGTGAGAACTTTTTCTATAAATGCTTTgtaataatatagtaaaaaaacaagattcttacaaataaaataattaggtTTTTTgattttctctttctttattttttattatttatttacttatgtcCACTACTCTGATTAACAAGCTTGTCTGTTTGTTCTTTCACCTCTCTGCTTCAGGCTGCAAGTTGTATTTGGTTTCTTTTTCCCTTGTTTTGGTTGATTAATTGTTCAACTGATTGTTGCTATTCCAGTCCCAGCCACGTGGTGTGGAAATGGTGGCAGCAGGAAGGTATTATGAGGTAAATCTTATTAAATACACTTGGAACTACTATGATAGTGAATGAGACATTCAAtgtttatgtgtttatattGTAACACAGGTGTAACACTGTACCTGGCAGTGCGAGAGACAAGCTGGCTCTGTGCACAGAATTCTGGGTAAGAGGAAGTGAACGGCACCTCTGGAGAGCCTCTTTGAAAGGAGGGTCTTGGGGTGACATGCCAGGAGGACGAGAAAGAGCCTGTAATGCACTGGATCAGATTAGATGCCATCTGGACATAATGATACCAAACTTAGTAAAATAAACCCGCTGAACACAGTTTCACCTTTCGGTCGTCAGAATCAGTTAGTGATGTTTAGATGAGGTGGTGGAGTGAATAAATCtgtaattaaatgaattaactaatgaatgaattaatggaaGCAGGTGATGGTTGAAGTGGGGTGAGTGAAATGAACAACAAGCAGTTACTGTGAACTGTTCAATactcacatacactgatcaataCATTTAAAGTATGctgaattatttaattttacatcaAAGGCACAAATTCATGAATAAAGATGTACATTCACTGTAAGGAATTTCAACTGTTCTCTATATGTGGTTGAATGACTGTAacaaaatctaataataattcattataCTAATAATTCATAAATTGTGTAAAAACGTCTGTTAAGGATTTCAGACAAacagtttgtaaatgtttagtagtAGTGAGTTATCACAACTAGACctttttaagtgtttttcttttctcatCTATTTATTAGtctgtaataatttatttttttaatatatttccaTTACTGTTGTTGTAGGTGGTAACTGTAGAAAgggaaatacagtggtaccttgtaactcaacgtcccctaaactcaaaatctttgaaactcaacacccttcatcaagaaatctgtacccttaaactcatcgtttcccttaaactcaacatgtgtgcgactgctgctttgctcacagcttgagcggtgcaataaaacgtcatcaaagtgtgaatatgagatgaatctgcatttgtgaggaataacagtcaaatccactctgaaagctccacatgtatctgtgtttagctggattttcctcactgtttaacttttaaaattgtgttacagctcgagcttctgagaaatgctaAGAATCACAGCTTTCCCGAGCAAGTCTAAAACGctgattgttaaaaaaaataggttAATGTAACTTAAAACgaaatagaaacactaaacctctcttaattattactgttcataagttctctccactaattaagaagcataaggaaacaataaagaagtaaaggtaaagtgcaggttttattatatttttttaattgatttgtatctgtttttaattgtatttcagtgtttttatattgtattttatttttcattagcctaaaatatatgcagtttcacgggaccatggaacgcatttacaggtttcccaaacatccttatgggaaacaATACCTTAAAACGCCTTTTAAAcgcaacgccactcccagaaccaattgacgttgagtttcaagctgCCGCTGTAATTTAgataagcacatttaaaaaatgtgggaGGTGCTGATGTGATATCCAGTCAGATCAGCTGATCTTTTTGTtgaatgtttaattatttatttacattatcttAACAAATATGAAAgcattattatatgatgatttATTCCACTGGTGTCATTTTTAGGTGGCTTTTGTGTTGCTCCTATCAATCAGTTCAACAACAGCTACTTTAGATCTCTTTACTCTTTCTTTATGAAAAGTAGTTCCTCCATCCACCCCAATATgtgttagaaaaaaaaaaaaaaaaaaaacacaaatatgtcCAGTATCTTTAACTCACTATTACTAGACTTTTTAAATCACCTGTAAACCTGAGAACCTTGACAGACATTGCACTGCCTGTGTGGACCAATAGCTTACTGGTGATAGTTGCACCGTGCTGGGTTGGATaggttcatgttcttgtatgaCATAGCAGGTTCTCCTGAGAGCGTCTGGTGTCTGAAGCATGTAGCATGCATCCTGTGTAGAGGACAGAACTCCTTCCTCTATAGTGGGACACGTAGCGCCTTTCTGGTGCCATGGCCTTTTCACAGGGGAGAACCTCATTGTTCTACATATTCTGGAACTTCCTGGACTTCTATCATCTGAACAGTGGCCCCCTGCTGATGACTATTTTAGGAACATGAAGTTATGACAATGTGAAAAATGTGAAAAAGTTTAGAAAGCTTAGCTTACTAGCTGTTGGATAGGAGGAAACAATGGGAAGACATTTCTATTGTGGCACTACATATAGAGATTAAATGGTAGCTATTGGTATAGCTGCTTTCTGGCTGTTATCAAACTGTGAAAGAAACACTACTGCAATCCAGTTTTACAAGAAGCATCTCCTTACATTATTAATTTCCAAATTGTTCAATAACTGTTTAACAGTGACTTCTATCCTGCCCCTCTTCCATAAAGTCTTGATTTTTGATTGCTGCAGAGATAGCTGTCTATGCAACAGGATCACCAATTTCTGCACAGGACCTCTTGAGCTCTAATTTGTGTGGATGGTCAACTATACgaaggttcaaggttgtgccaagcttctacCATTACTTCAACCAAATTTATTAAATGGTCTTGGGAACACTGCTAAAACAAGACCTTATCTGCTCAAAAGTCTGTGGTCACCAATGTCTGATTCATGTGTTACtgaatttaatgtatttaccTGTTTCTTGTGGAATGATTACCAAAtagtgtaacttaaatattcatatttatatatttacatgatATAATGCATTAAAAGTGACTTCTTtgcacttttgtcagttaaataaaggttgaagAGAACTAACAAATCTCaggttcttgtttttattacattttacaaaatgtctctgAACTTTTCTAATAAATGGGCTTTGTACTTTTGACATTAGAGCTAGCAATAATGTTACTATACACACCAATCCATTTTCAATCCAACAACAACTGCTAAAAGGAGTGTTCTCCAAGTAACTTTTAGTAATTTTAGTAAATTGTAGTACTTTCTGGTTGACTGACCCACCTCTCATGGTTAGTTATGAAATGAAAAGCACATGGATGACATGATATTAATGGATTCTGATGAACATGATGAAATACTTTCAGAAGAACTTTTAACCTAGAAAattcacattttaaaacaaaaataaacaaaccagcGAACAAATGTACATGCAGGTCTTACCTTAAATAATTCTTCAGGGCAGTCTGGAACGATCTGTCCATTACTACTGATGCATCTTTTTTCATGATTTGTTTGATTTCTAACTCTATCAGAAGTTTCAGACCCAACATCACTATGTTCCTGAAGTTCTGTCTGAAGCTCAGTTTCGGATAAAGAACTTCCCTCAGCTCCGTCACTTCTCTGGTGGTTCTCAATGGTTGCCAGAGAGGTGTGGGTGGATGTGAGCTGGGATTCGGTGCCATCTGAGAAACCAGTAGTGCTCGACGAGTCCGGACAGGATTTCCATGACTTTGGGACCATATTTGGAGATCTGGCAGCCGTTGAGACCACGTCACACAGGTCAGGAGTGGTGGACTTGGTGTGAAGCTCATCGTTTTGAATCCTCTGGGTTTGTGGGGAGTCGACAGGAGAGCAGTCACCTTCACGAGGTGTGAAGGACCTGGAAGAGTTTCTCCATTTGCGAGCAGTCTCGGCCACACTGTTAAAAAACCTGAACAATCCTCTGAAGTGGCCACTCTTAACATCTGGACCTGATGGTTTAGGCGCAGGATTCAAATTTTTAATACAGTCCAGGTCGACGGAACCATAATCTGAGTCAATTGTTTTGTCCAGCGTGTACATGGAGTCAAAACTCTTCTCCAGTAAGGTAGAACCTCCTTTTCCGATAAAGGAAATTCTTCTCAAGTAATTCCAAACATCGCCTCCTTTGGAACGTCGTGCTGCTAGAGGTACCTTGGGGCTTTCGTTTACACAGTGTTCATCAGTAATAGTCACACATGAATTGTTGCAGTTGGAGAAGTTGGATTGTGATTTTCTGGTGCATGGCTGTGTCTTATTACAGTGTTTTGGAATCTGAAGATCTTTCTCAAGTGTCCCAGTTATGTCTATATCCTCGAATGAACAATCAAACTCAGAGGTGTATCCCGCATAGGAATGTCTTTTAGCCTTATTCCTGAGAAGGTTCCTCTGAGAGTGAAACAAACCCGGAGAGTTCCTGCTCTCATCATTTGGTTCATCTTTTAGTCCACTCTGGAGCTTGGCACTGGCGAGTTTACCAACCTTCCCTCTGAAAACTGCAGGAGACTTTAACTTCTTAAAACCCCGTACTTTGTCTGAAAAGGACAGTTTAGGGGCTGGCACCTCACCTGGAAGGATCATGGAATGAGGACGCCTCTCATTGCCAGCAGCAACCCTCCGGTGGTTTAGAATCCTCCAGATGCCAGAGGTCTTGGAAACCCGATTAAGTTCCGCCTTCTCTCTGATAGGCGCCGGACAGGAACCCTGATCCAGGTCCTCCTTAAGGTCTTTGCAGTTCCGGATTTGGACAATGCCAGTTTCACTCTCAAGGTCCAGAGAGACATTGAAGACTTTGTTGACGTAGCCATTAGAGACGCTACAGTCAGAACCAGAGCTTGCAATTTTATCCATTCTCAGGTATGATGTCAGCTTTCGAGTCTAAGGGCCATTATCTGCATAGTCTACCAGATTATCTGTGGGACACATATTAgtaaataaagtttttatttattcattgctgCATTGCACTATACATGCCTTACATTTCCCTCCATATTTCCAAATATGTTTTTGAATGCAATTATTTCACTGCATGCAGAACTGTGGTGCGCAgtcttccctccctcagacacagacaACTGCAATGCATAGAGGGCCCAACCAGGTGCCCAATTGCACCCAACATTGTCTTCTACTTGTTTACTTGCCACTCATGTGAGTTTTTTGATGTGCACATGATTCAACATCTACGAAATTCCCAATaaacaaatatgaaaaataatATACCTAAAGCTATGAGCTAAAATTAGCTTCTATTAAATATAAGACTACAATGCTGTTCTTGGCCGGCACTTCTTAACtttaagtttttaatttttgtacATTATTGCCTCCCTGATATGAGATAAATTGTGCACCCATAGTGGCCCAATTGATAAGAAAAGTAAGAAGTGCTTGGCTATGATAGCTGAGTTAGCTTCGCTAAATGGTAGAGCtaagtttacattatttaatcaatattttatatacaatacATATAATGTTGCTTGTAATTTTGATACATTTACTCCTACTTAGCTGGCAAGACAAAAAATGTAGTTACTTCTTAATTTTTACTACGACTCACAAACAGTAGAACAGTAATTCAGTCACACTATGGTAGCTCAGCTCATATTGGAACTGTAATTGTAAGGTCTAATgccgtaatcacaatatatatcaATCACAATTTGGGgggcaaaatatataaaatactggGTCCCCCCAGTATTTAGATAtgcccccccccaacacacacacacacacacacactcacacaaatataataatgtaaaaaataattccACTCACAAGCTTTTtcatcagtgttcccatcagttgtagATATGGCACAAATGTTTTTGCATGTTAGGAAACCCCCTATCCCAGTAGATTTGGTCCCCACCAATGCTCAATTAATGGCTACAGCCTTGGTGGGGTTACTTGTTCAGGAACCACTACTGGCAGGTTCTCACTGTTAAACTCTGAGCAAGGCACTTCACCCTCAATTACATGGATTTGATCACAATTACAAGTTGCttaggataaaagcatccaccAAATGAAACCAAAAATGAAGCATTATGAAGCAGACTTAAACATACAATGTTCAACAATCATTTTGTTTCAGTCTTTAAAGATGTTCTGTTAATTCAACTTAGTTTCAACTACACTTGTACAGTTTGAATGAGCAGAATTAAGAACAGTGAGCAAATACAGTAATTGTGTTTGCTTAGCTGAAGAAATGAAAGTGTTTCTTATTAGATTAATACATaacaagattattattattattattatcattattaaattcaGGCTCTCGGGTGACACAACGGACTATTACGCTAGCTCACTACCACTAAGattcaggtttgaatctcagatgTGCTGTCGACCAGCTGGCCAGGcagctacacagacatgattgtctgaAGGGATGGGAAGTTGGCTGAAGCACTGCAATAGATCAGCgcccagggtattcctgtcttgcgcccagtgattcctagtggaacctgtcctgccGTGACCcttaccagaataaagcagctgataaaaatgaaatgaaaaaaaaagtttgaatacTGACCAGCAGCAGGAGGAAATAGCTCATTGGttattatttcctttttctCTAATGAGCTCAAATGTTTGGTGTATTAGGACATTGTTATTCTTCTTAATTTTGAACATTatgctttttttaaaaagacgTTAATGTGTTACAATGGTTCATTCAGTCAGAGAGAATGCCCATGGTGTTTTGGATAACAGAATATACCATAAACACACTGTGTATACCATTAAACTGTGTTAAGACTAAGGCAACTGTTTTGCAATTAAAGCACATTTACTGTGTTGAGTAaggaacacactgatgtgtctATGTGTCTATAATGTGTTAATAAGAATTAAACAGGTTGTGTTGTTTAAACACTTATCTTTCAAGGGCACTTTGTTGAACATGTTTAGGGTATTACATAAAGGTTGTGCATCATTACTTTCTGACCCTTAATTATTACAATACAAGAGGTTAAATGTTTTctcttgttaatttaaaatagaaaaacaaaaataaaagtgcgacaaaagtatttacaccatCTCTACCAGTATCATGTCAAGCACAAACGATCattttttacagtattattacAATGACACAATCTAGTGATGTTaaaaatgaaagttaaatttttaatacagtttacCTTGAGTCGATTATTGTTCCATTGGAATGCGGAGTGTTCAGCCCGGAATCTCCACCAGGATGAGAGAAATTATAAAGTTTAGCAGCAGCTTTAAACATCCATAatgattgtttattttataataataataataatacattttatttatatagcgcttttcaagatactcaaagacgcttaaaTCTTATTCAAGCTTTTTTCACCTTTTGTGATTGTAATTTTATCtacattattactgttattcacACCACATCTGTGTTTCATTAAGAGAATTAACGCTGGTTTGAATCCTAAGCGCGCACTTAgtgaccaataaaagaaaatacataaaataaacgaGCCGACCGCTGAACTCCTGCTCCAGTTACTGACTCCTGAacatggaacacacacacacacacacacatacacacacacacacacacacacacacacactttcagcgACGCCCAAATCCTCTGCCTGATCTCTAGTGCTGGTCACACAAACCAAGCtttaattataacaacaaagaTAAAGAACGTTTTTACGCACAGAAACCCAGAAACCACAATCATTCATGGTGGGTCTGGACCAGTGCATACCTAGAAAACTAGATGCTAGAAACAAATTTTGTAAGGAAAATAGTCTAACCAGTTCACCAATATTTTGGGGGGATGGTGGTGAGGGGAAAAGCAACACTGAACCTGGGTAGAAGATGGCAAACAACTTGCAAAACTGAAATGAACAGTGACATGTCACACagcaaatattaaaatgttcattcattcatttataaccACTTTATCATAATCTGTGTTACAGTAGGTCCAGagtcacctggaaacactgggtgcaaagcagtAATAGACACCCTAGACAGGGAACCAAACCATGAAAGGGCATCACAAATtctcattttacatttagttgtgttattgtttattattataaatggtTGGCCTCTTTAAGGCAGCCCTGACTTCAGTTCACTGAACTGACTATGGGCAACCCTTACTAAGCCTGTATGGGCTTTACTTGTGTTTGCCTATGCCTTTACTGCCCACAGTCATGGACTTAAACATGCCGATGTTTTAGAGACTAAAGCCACTGTGTTTTTGGCAGTTCCCTCTAGCAACACTttgccaaccaaccaaccaacataATCATATAGTGTTTTTCATAATGCTTTTCAATTAAACtctttattcattctttttctagaaacattttcattataacttaaatatcttcacactggcATCACATTATGGACCTTtatgtaatatatttatttatacacatgTTCTTGTTGTTTAGTGGTGGTACTATTGTAATCCTGTACCCCCTCTGTACAGGAAGAAGTGGATCTTACATCAATGGGAGCAGAAGTGCTTGGTGCAGGACAAAGACAGGAAGTCTGGTGCAATGAATGTAAATATCTGTGCAGTACAAGCATTTCACTCCTGGCGGGGTAAAACGCCGGGGTAATTGTGTTTCTGTCACTCTAGACTCACACTCCTGCTTGTCATCATCACATCTCCACAATGCTTATTTCATACATTCACACATGAACCCAGATTATATACTGCTATTCTGCTTCAATCAAGATGTATGAAGAGATTAAAGGGCACAAGGTTGTTACAATCTCAAAGGGTGAAAAAAATATGTctcaataaaaattaataatggcGCGTCAATAGATTGTcgccctgtccagtgtgtgtttctgccttgcacccagtgtttctggggaaATGAAATGGACTTACCCATGCAGACCCCATTAGAGAGACTTCCTAGTGTCTAAAGCTACAGTGTAAAGCTACAGTTTGGCAGTTCCATGTGTCAACACTTTGACAACTTCTAAAACGTtcatattgtgtttttaataatgcttttaaattacactctttattcattctttcttggGTTTCTACAACTTTTATTGCAACTTTAATCTCATCATGTTATTAGATATTTCAGTTGATATTTAAGGTCGAGAGGTTGTTTGAAGGCCGTTACAATCACAAAAGGTGAAAAAAGCTTGAAAATTActgcaaacatttttagtacaattaAGTCTCAATTACATAATTAATGGCCCTGCAATGGATCGGTGCCCCGTTTAGGGTGAATTCctgccctgtgcccagtgtttccagaaaAGCTAAATGTAACAAAAAAAGCTGCAGCATGTAAATCATACTCTATGGATATGTGCATATTTGGCCCAAATGTAATACAATATTTTTCATACATTACACCATTGGTATGCCTAGTTTAAGCCTAAACTGTTGACACAAGACAAGTTAAGTTTTCTCTAGTCTTTACTGTCCAGTTTTGGTGAGCCTCTGCCCACTGTAGCATCAGATTCATGttcttttcttaacagaaaTGGATGTTGTGTCCTAGCTTCTGCTCTTGAAGCCCATTCACCTTAAGGTTCGACTTGTTACGTGTCCTGAGATGCTCTTCCtgccttttaattttttttcttttattctggGTGCAATGTCTTGTGGTACCAACAATCATGTCAGCTTCAAAGCCACTCAAATTACTTTTTTGTGACGTGTGATGTGTAGAGCTCTGACTGGCtgatgattaaatgaataagCAGTGTGTTTGTGAACACCATTCCTAATTCCTGAGTTCATGTATGTCATCTACATTGGTTGCtatcaggtgtataaaataatgtatactcAATTATCAGTATTTATATTATCCCAGCAGTTCAGCTTTTTTAATTTCCCCTATGACTGTGATTTGTGCACAAAACATCTAAACCTCTATTCAGACATTAtttaatgagtttggtgtgcATGAACTTCAAtggccagcacagagccctgacctcaaacccagctgaacacctttgggaataATTAGATTGAAAATTACAAATAAGGCtttttcatccaacatcagtatcTGACCTCAAATGCTACATTGACTAAACAGGCATAAATGACCACAGACACACCtaaaaaccttgtggaaagccttctcaaaagaatGGAGGCTGTAATAGCTGTATATTTGGGGACATTGTATATAGGGGATATTAGgggaattaaatataaatattaaaagaaaCTATCCCTCATGTTTCTTCGCCCTgctcattatactgtacaaaacACTTCTTCAGAATGAAGTCATgactattttttttcttttgaataTTTGGAACAATCAGCGTCTTCCTCGGCTTCCTGTGACGTCAGGCAGCGGCACAGCAAAACAACGAGTCCAGTTTCACCCCGCTGTAATTGTTTCAGCAGCAATTGTGAAGGCTGaccaaaaaagaaacaagaacatGATAGGATCTGTAAAGCGCCGGTGTATAGAAATGTGGAGCAACATCTCGACCTCCTGACCTGTTTAGTTTAAAGGTGATAAAACGGTGGATAGGAACAGAAGAACAGAAGAACATTTGTTAACATGGCACATTAATATGTGCTGGTGTGGGTGTTTTTTAATCTGCTGCACTCCGCTCTCATATCTCATGGTGAAGGACGTGCAGGTGATGGCCGACGGcaccttgattttttttttttagataaaatTACCCTCACATTCTTGGCATTCCTCTAAAGGGTAACACATTCCTCTCATAACCTCAGTACTGATGTTACATGTAGTAACACTACACAGAATGCCTCAGTCATAAACAGTGGTGTAAACAGTGTTTGCCACCTATCTGCATCTTTaattgcaaaaacaaaaataataataacaatgataaaaaTTAGGGGAAATGTAATCCAACACCtatattttcttaaaaaatatatCTCCCCTTTAAAATGTGCTTGCACCAACCTGAGCAGAAGTACCCACAACTAAACACTTAGTTATCAGCAGTTTCTTTTCAACCATTCAGATAAAaataattcatccatccatccatctaatctaatATAACCAATCTAtggagttttattttttaattacagacagtatgaatccaagatatttcatgttttgtgtggtcaacttcatttcagttgttaataaaccttcattcctgcatttcaggcctgcaacgtgttacaaaaaaagttgggacggtaaaacatttaccacttcGTAATGCTACCATTTCTCTCACACAACACttgaaaga
The nucleotide sequence above comes from Trichomycterus rosablanca isolate fTriRos1 chromosome 8, fTriRos1.hap1, whole genome shotgun sequence. Encoded proteins:
- the LOC134319655 gene encoding uncharacterized protein LOC134319655, which gives rise to MNQMMRAGTLRDIDITGTLEKDLQIPKHCNKTQPCTRKSQSNFSNCNNSCVTITDEHCVNESPKVPLAARRSKGGDVWNYLRRISFIGKGGSTLLEKSFDSMYTLDKTIDSDYGSVDLDCIKNLNPAPKPSGPDVKSGHFRGLFRFFNSVAETARKWRNSSRSFTPREGDCSPVDSPQTQRIQNDELHTKSTTPDLCDVVSTAARSPNMVPKSWKSCPDSSSTTGFSDGTESQLTSTHTSLATIENHQRSDGAEGSSLSETELQTELQEHSDVGSETSDRVRNQTNHEKRCISSNGQIVPDCPEELFKALSRPPGMSPQDPPFKEALQRCRSLPLTQNSVHRASLSLALPVGCGGKSDTIQMRSESTSQRKLLRPGSGSLQVNHVSIIFDFCA